A DNA window from Actinomycetota bacterium contains the following coding sequences:
- a CDS encoding NADH-quinone oxidoreductase subunit B family protein has product MAIDRLTGEHSLAFIRSEQLFDTARANSLWYLAFGIACCAIEGLMHASGPRFDFDRMGVFFRASPRQADVMIVAGTVNHKMAETVRMLYDQMPEPKWGVAMGACASTGGPFREYPNVALGVDKVVPVDVYIPGCPPRPESVQYGFIQLQDKIKQRTEERLAARRDRS; this is encoded by the coding sequence GTGGCGATAGACCGCTTGACCGGGGAGCACTCCCTCGCGTTCATCCGTAGTGAGCAGCTGTTCGACACCGCGCGCGCGAATTCGCTGTGGTACCTCGCGTTCGGCATCGCGTGTTGTGCGATCGAGGGTCTTATGCACGCTTCGGGGCCGCGGTTCGACTTCGACCGCATGGGCGTGTTCTTCCGGGCCTCACCGCGCCAGGCCGACGTGATGATCGTGGCGGGTACCGTCAACCACAAGATGGCGGAGACGGTGCGCATGCTTTACGACCAGATGCCCGAGCCCAAGTGGGGAGTGGCCATGGGCGCGTGCGCCTCGACCGGCGGGCCGTTTCGCGAGTACCCGAACGTCGCACTGGGGGTCGACAAGGTCGTCCCGGTCGATGTCTACATACCGGGGTGTCCTCCACGTCCGGAGTCCGTGCAGTACGGCTTCATTCAACTCCAGGACAAGATCAAGCAGCGGACGGAGGAGCGCCTTGCTGCCCGACGCGACCGTTCTTAG
- a CDS encoding NADH-quinone oxidoreductase subunit A — MLDYAILGGFVVIGALFVAATVTVSNLLSPSAPSEAKGQIYECGSTPVGPPWVQFRIGYYVYALLFVVFDIETVFLYPWAVVFGKAGILILIEMVIFVSILALGLAYAWKEGALRWR, encoded by the coding sequence ATGCTCGACTACGCGATACTCGGCGGTTTCGTAGTGATCGGCGCGCTGTTCGTGGCGGCGACCGTCACCGTCTCCAACCTGCTCAGTCCTTCGGCGCCATCTGAGGCCAAGGGGCAGATCTACGAGTGTGGTTCGACACCGGTCGGTCCACCCTGGGTGCAGTTCCGCATCGGCTACTACGTCTACGCGCTCCTCTTCGTTGTCTTCGACATAGAGACGGTCTTCCTCTACCCGTGGGCTGTGGTCTTTGGCAAGGCCGGTATCTTGATTCTGATTGAGATGGTCATCTTCGTATCGATTCTCGCTCTGGGTCTCGCGTACGCGTGGAAAGAGGGGGCGCTCAGGTGGCGATAG